Proteins from a genomic interval of Desulfofustis limnaeus:
- a CDS encoding RelA/SpoT family protein: MIKIPFDLEAYREQMRPSIVGRPYEQVFWDALDFAEKAHFDQWRRSGDAYILHPCSVAKILAEEMDITDPEILAAALLHDTVEDVEEVTSEVVGKHFGSYVQAIVEGCTKVTHRSGNRQADSKLVHRKIFSGAALRPEVMLVKLADRLHNLRTLRAMPRNKRQRIADETLDIYAPLATVFGLFNMKREMYNLALTYKFPKQGAKLAHHIKHLADSETSQHILEHLRIAAKDARLKCEISRRVKDLWAYYDTSNRILLQQIETPIEILILVNSVDDCYRALGVVNQTFRPIPRTIRDFISNPKPTGYQGLHARAIIRGQRFLFKIRTNDMARKAQRGVFRNWNSKQGKQGKFILELQEMLDIIGSDETVSYRELIAAGGMKENYTYTPRGDLICLPIRSIVLDFAFRVHTEIGLTCIGAEIRNQRVGPDYVLQDGQMVNIIRAPEKVAFRQEMLQLCRTPKARAELARSFRLRGQRVAEEIGRLTLQQEMRRYGLPRDLLESEGMSRVAATFALKSKERLFRNIGIGKVRLPEVIENIRQELFSGTSFLAKPTGEFNKIKLNTLDPVFIKLSSCCNPNPVDKANCALLTAKGLSVHNKNCPRLHEIKFQREDAVDISWERTTPITRPQSITFPGVARAQLLPLIASAPGHMNIQDIILAPHSSVDRETWVVHFEVAELRDLQKALRHFDRSAIAYEFTLEF, translated from the coding sequence ATGATCAAGATTCCCTTTGACCTGGAAGCCTATCGTGAGCAGATGCGGCCATCTATCGTTGGCCGCCCCTATGAACAGGTTTTCTGGGATGCACTGGATTTTGCCGAAAAGGCCCATTTCGATCAATGGCGTCGTTCCGGCGATGCCTATATCCTCCACCCCTGTTCCGTGGCTAAAATCCTCGCTGAGGAGATGGATATCACCGACCCCGAGATCCTGGCGGCGGCCTTGCTGCACGACACTGTGGAAGACGTGGAGGAGGTGACCTCGGAGGTGGTCGGCAAGCATTTCGGCAGCTACGTCCAGGCCATAGTCGAGGGGTGTACCAAGGTAACGCACCGGTCGGGCAATCGCCAGGCAGACAGCAAGCTGGTACATCGCAAAATCTTTTCCGGTGCCGCTTTGCGCCCCGAGGTCATGCTCGTCAAACTCGCCGATCGCCTGCACAATTTGCGAACACTACGGGCCATGCCGAGGAACAAGCGACAACGGATCGCAGACGAGACACTCGACATCTACGCCCCGTTGGCCACGGTGTTCGGACTGTTCAACATGAAACGGGAGATGTACAACCTGGCCCTCACCTATAAATTCCCCAAGCAGGGGGCCAAGCTTGCCCATCATATCAAGCATCTTGCCGATTCCGAAACCTCCCAGCACATTCTCGAGCACCTGCGTATCGCCGCCAAGGACGCTCGACTGAAATGTGAGATATCCAGACGGGTCAAAGACCTGTGGGCTTACTACGACACCTCCAACCGGATCCTGCTGCAGCAGATTGAGACGCCGATCGAGATCCTCATCCTGGTGAATTCGGTCGATGACTGTTACCGAGCCCTGGGTGTGGTCAACCAGACCTTTCGTCCGATCCCCCGGACCATCCGCGACTTTATCTCCAACCCGAAACCGACCGGTTACCAGGGCCTGCATGCCCGGGCGATCATTCGCGGACAACGGTTTCTGTTCAAGATCAGGACCAACGACATGGCTCGGAAGGCGCAACGCGGTGTCTTCCGCAACTGGAATTCGAAACAGGGCAAGCAGGGTAAATTTATCCTGGAACTCCAGGAAATGCTGGATATCATCGGCTCCGACGAAACGGTCTCTTATCGCGAATTGATCGCCGCCGGCGGCATGAAGGAGAACTACACCTACACCCCCCGCGGCGACCTCATTTGTCTGCCCATTCGCTCAATTGTGCTCGATTTCGCTTTCCGGGTGCATACCGAAATCGGCCTCACCTGTATCGGTGCCGAGATCAGAAATCAGCGGGTTGGCCCCGATTATGTCCTACAGGACGGCCAGATGGTCAACATCATCAGGGCCCCGGAAAAGGTTGCCTTTCGTCAGGAGATGTTGCAGCTCTGTCGGACGCCGAAAGCCCGGGCGGAGTTAGCCAGGAGTTTTCGACTGCGCGGTCAGCGGGTGGCCGAAGAGATCGGCCGGTTGACCCTGCAGCAGGAGATGCGCCGTTACGGGTTGCCGCGGGACCTGCTGGAGAGCGAAGGAATGTCTCGGGTGGCTGCGACTTTTGCGTTGAAGAGCAAGGAACGGTTGTTTCGCAATATCGGCATCGGAAAAGTCCGCTTGCCGGAAGTCATTGAAAACATCCGCCAAGAGCTGTTTTCCGGTACGTCATTTCTCGCCAAGCCGACTGGGGAATTCAACAAAATCAAGCTCAATACCCTGGATCCGGTCTTCATCAAGCTCTCTTCCTGCTGTAATCCCAACCCGGTGGATAAAGCCAACTGCGCGTTGTTGACCGCCAAAGGCCTCTCGGTGCACAACAAAAACTGCCCTCGTCTGCATGAGATCAAATTTCAACGGGAAGACGCTGTGGATATCTCCTGGGAACGGACCACGCCGATCACCAGGCCGCAGAGCATCACCTTTCCTGGCGTTGCTCGAGCCCAGTTGTTGCCATTGATCGCTTCGGCGCCTGGGCATATGAATATTCAGGATATCATCCTTGCGCCCCACTCATCAGTTGATCGGGAAACCTGGGTGGTGCACTTCGAAGTGGCCGAATTGCGCGATCTGCAGAAGGCGCTCCGCCACTTCGACCGCTCTGCCATCGCTTACGAATTTACCCTCGAGTTCTAG
- the rnr gene encoding ribonuclease R encodes MKTKFGQRHGRGKRFPDRSRRSRPAQLAAADIRLRNRILTALFFSSDPISSNDLAKKLGGLPRSGRQDVERLLMGLERDGLVRQTGKKDFMLQARSPLAEAIIDMSPSGHAFARLLSSRHGVSEEGREKDAYVPPARLSTALPGDRVLAFVTPSRRPGKKEAEVLHILQRANLRVAGFYHEGGHCGVVHPDDSRFPFAIALAAPPPQPVEDGHAVLVSLLYGTDHTHPRGEIVEVLGDPGQVTVQVRLIIEKFRLPHRFSDEAEQQARFPPPDPAADSRQDLRQTLHVTIDGADAKDFDDAIAVEAIPDGYRLMVSIADVSAHVEVGSALDLEAYERGTSVYLPSTVVPMLPENLSNNLCSLVPDADRLAVTVTIDFDQNGKRLRTSFARTIIRSKYRFTYDTVEQIVTTRDQVLRDRHERFVAELDRAAELAKILHAARQRRGAIGFTLPEAVVLFDDDGQVAAVKRSVRLFAHQIIEEFMLAANEAVAETVVSTGADLLFRIHEPPEPEKINDFQTFARTLGLDLPDNPATPAWYNRLIEQVEGTPYEYIINNLLLRTMQQARYSAEHTGHFGLASDHYTHFTSPIRRYPDLIVHRQLCRLIQAGKPAASKGRPDRSSPTGQLPEDARHLSERERIAVAAEREMVDRLACRFMSRHLGEIFSAVISGVSETVFFVELLDFAVSGIVSLSALTDDYYLLDQKRHRLVGDISGQTLQIGNLVQVVLAAVDFDQNKLQFSLKQPRKRRKNATPH; translated from the coding sequence ATGAAAACAAAGTTCGGCCAGCGCCACGGTCGCGGCAAACGTTTCCCGGATCGCTCCCGCCGTTCCCGACCGGCGCAGTTGGCTGCGGCCGATATCAGGCTGCGCAACAGAATCCTTACCGCCCTCTTTTTCAGCAGCGACCCGATCAGCAGCAATGATCTGGCAAAAAAGCTCGGGGGGCTCCCCCGCTCGGGCAGACAGGACGTGGAACGATTGCTGATGGGGCTCGAACGCGATGGACTGGTTCGACAAACCGGCAAAAAAGACTTTATGCTTCAGGCCCGCAGCCCACTCGCCGAGGCGATCATCGACATGAGTCCATCGGGCCACGCTTTTGCCAGATTGCTGTCATCCCGACACGGCGTTAGCGAGGAGGGGCGCGAGAAGGATGCCTATGTCCCTCCTGCCCGGCTATCAACAGCGCTTCCCGGCGACCGCGTCCTGGCTTTCGTGACCCCGTCACGACGACCCGGCAAAAAAGAGGCCGAGGTGCTGCACATCCTGCAGCGAGCCAACCTTCGTGTGGCCGGTTTCTATCACGAGGGCGGCCACTGTGGCGTGGTGCACCCCGACGACAGCCGTTTCCCCTTTGCCATCGCCCTGGCCGCGCCGCCACCCCAGCCGGTGGAAGACGGCCACGCCGTGCTGGTGTCGCTGCTCTATGGCACTGACCATACCCATCCACGTGGAGAGATTGTCGAAGTGCTGGGAGATCCGGGTCAGGTCACGGTGCAGGTGCGACTGATCATCGAAAAATTCAGGCTCCCGCACCGCTTCAGCGACGAAGCTGAACAGCAAGCCCGGTTTCCGCCTCCCGACCCGGCCGCCGATTCGCGACAAGACCTGCGTCAGACCCTGCATGTGACCATCGACGGCGCCGATGCCAAGGATTTCGACGACGCGATAGCCGTCGAGGCAATCCCCGACGGCTATCGACTCATGGTATCCATCGCCGATGTCAGTGCCCATGTGGAGGTCGGCAGCGCCCTGGATCTGGAAGCTTACGAGCGGGGGACTTCAGTCTACCTGCCGTCCACGGTCGTCCCGATGCTACCGGAAAATCTCTCCAACAACCTGTGCAGCCTGGTACCCGACGCTGACCGTCTGGCCGTCACCGTCACCATCGATTTCGATCAGAACGGCAAGCGGCTCCGAACTTCCTTCGCCCGCACCATCATTCGGAGTAAATACCGGTTTACTTATGATACCGTCGAGCAGATCGTCACCACCCGCGATCAGGTGCTGCGTGACCGGCACGAAAGGTTCGTGGCAGAGTTGGACCGTGCCGCCGAGTTGGCCAAGATACTGCACGCGGCCCGACAGCGTCGCGGCGCCATCGGCTTCACCTTGCCGGAAGCGGTCGTCCTCTTTGACGATGATGGGCAGGTTGCCGCCGTTAAACGATCGGTTCGCCTGTTCGCCCATCAGATCATCGAAGAATTCATGCTCGCCGCCAACGAAGCGGTTGCCGAAACCGTCGTCAGCACCGGGGCCGACCTGCTCTTTCGCATCCACGAACCACCGGAGCCGGAGAAGATCAACGACTTCCAGACCTTTGCCAGAACCCTCGGCCTCGATTTGCCGGACAACCCGGCAACACCGGCCTGGTATAACAGGCTGATCGAACAGGTCGAAGGCACGCCTTACGAGTACATCATCAACAATCTGCTGCTTCGCACCATGCAGCAGGCTCGCTACAGCGCCGAGCACACCGGCCATTTCGGCCTCGCCTCCGACCATTACACCCATTTCACCTCACCGATCAGGCGCTATCCTGATCTCATCGTTCATCGTCAGCTCTGCAGGCTGATACAAGCCGGCAAACCGGCCGCAAGCAAGGGCCGACCGGATCGATCCAGCCCCACTGGTCAGCTCCCCGAAGACGCTCGACACCTCTCGGAACGAGAGCGAATCGCGGTTGCCGCCGAGCGGGAGATGGTCGATCGTCTGGCCTGCCGATTCATGTCCCGCCACCTCGGTGAGATATTCTCCGCCGTCATTTCGGGAGTCAGCGAAACCGTTTTTTTCGTCGAACTGCTTGACTTTGCGGTCAGCGGTATCGTATCTTTGTCGGCTTTGACGGACGATTACTATCTCCTCGATCAAAAAAGGCATCGTCTCGTCGGAGACATCAGCGGTCAAACGCTGCAAATAGGCAACCTGGTTCAGGTGGTATTGGCAGCCGTCGATTTCGACCAGAACAAGTTACAGTTCAGTCTCAAACAACCGCGAAAGAGGAGAAAGAACGCAACTCCGCACTGA
- a CDS encoding RNA methyltransferase, producing the protein MTSPSPLLKNLAVVLHQPKYGENIGAAARSCCNMGIRQLIVVRDFLPDYEDMAKMATHKAVHLIDSMEVHDRLENALAPFSVVVGTTARLGRKRTIERSPRDIVGEVLPLLQNNRVALLFGPEDRGLTNDDLKFCQYVSSIPTADFSSLNLAQAVAIHCYELYATLVEQTRDPAAVPAFATTEQLEGMYRHIENSLLTIDFLDEKSNNYWMQSIRRFLGRIRLTAKEASIIRGICRKFLWHQNNRFSAVQTKTEEP; encoded by the coding sequence ATGACCAGTCCGAGTCCACTGCTGAAAAACCTCGCTGTTGTGCTTCATCAACCGAAATATGGCGAGAACATCGGCGCCGCCGCCCGATCCTGCTGCAATATGGGCATCCGCCAATTGATTGTGGTCAGGGATTTTCTGCCCGACTATGAGGATATGGCCAAGATGGCGACCCATAAGGCCGTGCACCTGATCGATTCCATGGAGGTCCATGACCGCCTGGAAAATGCCCTGGCCCCCTTTTCCGTCGTTGTCGGAACGACAGCCCGTTTGGGGCGCAAACGGACCATCGAACGGTCGCCTCGCGATATTGTCGGTGAAGTCCTGCCGCTTCTCCAAAACAACCGGGTGGCCCTGCTGTTCGGTCCGGAAGACCGCGGTTTGACCAACGACGACCTGAAGTTTTGCCAGTACGTATCCTCCATACCGACCGCTGATTTTTCTTCATTGAACCTGGCGCAGGCGGTGGCCATCCACTGCTACGAGTTGTATGCCACCCTGGTGGAGCAGACCCGGGATCCAGCTGCGGTACCGGCGTTTGCCACCACGGAGCAATTGGAAGGAATGTACCGGCATATCGAAAATTCTCTATTAACTATTGATTTCCTTGACGAAAAAAGTAATAACTACTGGATGCAGTCCATTCGGCGTTTTCTTGGCAGAATCAGATTGACGGCCAAAGAGGCAAGTATCATCAGGGGGATTTGCCGTAAATTTCTTTGGCATCAGAACAATCGATTTAGTGCGGTACAAACAAAAACCGAGGAGCCATGA
- a CDS encoding flagellar basal body rod C-terminal domain-containing protein: MLSPLATSLSGLQAFSTRLQSNANNIANAATEGFKRTRVLNTAQPEGGVRSHSETVAPQGATHYEETTTGLVLVESSTVDLAAELPDMQLNKLLYRASLKALQTADEMLGSLLETKA; the protein is encoded by the coding sequence ATGCTCTCACCGCTTGCCACGTCGCTCTCTGGTCTGCAGGCCTTCTCCACGCGGCTGCAATCCAACGCCAACAACATCGCCAATGCCGCAACCGAAGGATTTAAACGTACCCGGGTGCTGAATACGGCGCAGCCGGAAGGGGGCGTCCGCAGCCACAGCGAGACGGTCGCACCACAGGGGGCTACGCACTATGAAGAAACAACCACTGGTCTCGTCCTGGTGGAATCATCCACTGTCGACCTGGCAGCGGAACTGCCTGATATGCAGCTGAACAAGCTGCTCTATCGAGCCTCGCTGAAGGCCCTGCAGACGGCGGATGAAATGCTCGGCAGTCTACTCGAAACGAAGGCTTGA
- a CDS encoding endonuclease III domain-containing protein, whose product MGRRQAVASQLEEMFARLQAHFGPQRWWPAETPFEVLVGAVLTQNTSWNNVTIAIQRLRQAELLSYHRLASLSEAEMAAFIKPAGYYNVKARRLANLLRMIGEMYQGEPERLFSDDLSKARRRLLEVKGIGEETADSILLYAGEHPVFVVDAYTYRICYRHRLIGEECDYGELQELFMVHLPADPQLFNEFHALLVATGKHYCKKTKPLCAKCPLGEEMQLNP is encoded by the coding sequence GTGGGACGACGACAGGCTGTAGCGTCCCAGTTGGAGGAGATGTTTGCTCGCCTCCAGGCCCACTTTGGTCCGCAACGATGGTGGCCGGCGGAAACCCCCTTTGAGGTGCTGGTGGGAGCCGTCCTGACCCAGAATACCAGCTGGAACAACGTCACGATCGCCATCCAACGGTTGCGCCAGGCAGAGCTGCTCTCTTATCACCGATTGGCCTCCCTCTCTGAAGCGGAAATGGCTGCATTTATCAAGCCCGCCGGCTATTACAACGTCAAGGCCCGGCGGCTGGCCAATCTTCTGCGCATGATCGGCGAGATGTACCAGGGTGAGCCAGAGCGATTGTTCAGTGACGACCTCTCGAAGGCGCGCCGGCGATTGCTTGAGGTGAAAGGTATCGGAGAGGAGACCGCCGACTCCATCCTGCTCTACGCCGGCGAACACCCGGTCTTCGTCGTGGATGCCTATACGTACCGCATTTGTTACCGTCACCGGCTGATCGGTGAGGAATGTGACTATGGCGAGTTGCAGGAGTTGTTCATGGTTCATTTGCCGGCTGATCCACAGTTGTTCAACGAGTTTCACGCCTTGCTGGTGGCGACGGGCAAGCACTATTGCAAGAAGACCAAACCGCTGTGTGCAAAGTGTCCGTTAGGTGAGGAGATGCAGCTTAACCCCTGA